The Dasania marina DSM 21967 genome has a segment encoding these proteins:
- the mreD gene encoding rod shape-determining protein MreD yields the protein MMQQRANGTWVIVTSIVIALVLSITPMPFWAQWGRPEWLAMVLIYWVIALPERVGLGVAWLSGLVLDVIEGTPLGQNAFALAVITYAALVLYQRMRMYTPWQQAGVLFVLVGVHQLIGHWVQTLIGVISPTLLFLLPALVSALLWPWLSALLRFCRRYFYVS from the coding sequence ATGATGCAGCAACGCGCCAATGGTACGTGGGTAATAGTGACCAGCATAGTGATAGCGCTAGTGCTTAGCATTACCCCTATGCCTTTTTGGGCGCAATGGGGCAGGCCAGAATGGTTGGCCATGGTGTTAATCTACTGGGTGATCGCCCTACCCGAACGAGTCGGTTTAGGTGTGGCCTGGTTGTCAGGTTTGGTACTGGATGTTATCGAAGGCACACCCTTGGGGCAAAACGCCTTTGCCTTGGCGGTAATTACCTATGCCGCTTTAGTGCTTTATCAACGTATGCGCATGTATACGCCATGGCAGCAAGCGGGAGTGCTGTTTGTATTGGTGGGGGTGCATCAACTAATAGGGCACTGGGTGCAAACCCTGATAGGCGTAATCTCCCCCACTCTGCTATTTTTATTACCAGCCTTAGTCAGCGCGCTGTTGTGGCCATGGTTATCGGCTTTGCTGCGTTTTTGTCGGCGTTATTTTTACGTGAGCTAA
- a CDS encoding Maf family protein, protein MSTTIQCVLASQSPRRAELLQQIHVDFIVQSADIDETAVANELPADYVQRLSLAKAQTVWQQRSASQQPALPVIGSDTVVVIDQQLLGKPASRAEARRMLQLLSGRQHQVLTSVSVVYQQQQLTALNTTAVNFRPINEAEIECYIAGDEPYDKAGGYGIQGFAAVFIEQIRGSYSGVMGLPLQETYQLLQALPTDIKVVKP, encoded by the coding sequence ATGTCCACAACTATACAGTGTGTTTTAGCCTCGCAGTCACCGCGTCGCGCTGAACTGTTACAACAAATTCATGTCGACTTTATAGTGCAGAGTGCCGATATAGATGAGACTGCCGTCGCCAATGAGCTACCCGCCGACTATGTGCAGCGTTTGTCTTTAGCGAAAGCGCAAACGGTATGGCAGCAGCGCAGTGCTAGCCAACAACCGGCCTTACCGGTAATAGGTTCAGATACGGTGGTGGTGATAGACCAGCAGCTGTTAGGCAAGCCTGCCAGCCGAGCGGAGGCCAGGCGCATGTTGCAGCTATTATCGGGCCGTCAGCATCAGGTGCTAACAAGTGTTAGTGTGGTCTATCAGCAACAGCAGTTAACGGCTTTAAACACTACCGCGGTAAACTTTCGGCCTATTAACGAAGCCGAAATCGAGTGCTACATAGCGGGCGATGAACCCTATGATAAAGCTGGTGGCTATGGCATACAGGGTTTTGCCGCGGTGTTTATAGAACAGATACGGGGCAGTTACTCAGGGGTTATGGGTTTACCGTTACAAGAAACCTACCAATTGCTGCAAGCCCTACCCACGGATATAAAAGTAGTAAAGCCATGA
- the rng gene encoding ribonuclease G, which yields MSEEILINLTPMETRVAVVENGMLQEVYIERATSKGIVGNIYKGKVVRVLPGMQAAFVDIGLERASFIHASDIALDNKDGERRNSDAPDIRSLLREGQAIVTQVIKDPMGTKGARLTTRLSVPSRYLVFMPGTSHLGISQRIDDEDERSRLRELVEKAIAEEEVAGLGGFIIRTAAEGAQEEELHADIRFFKRLWAALEGKMKERKAPSIIYEDLPLHMRTMRDLIRPEVEKIRIDSRETYETVKAFTDEYIPEIGPRVEYYPGPRPIFDLYGIEDEMQKSLGRKVELKSGGYLIFDQTEAMTTIDVNTGAFVGHRNQEETIYKTNLEAATTLARQLKIRNLGGIIIIDFIDMKDAEHKRQVHRALDKAMANDHAKTTITGVSELGLVEMTRKRTRESLEHVLCEACPVCQGRGSVKTAETICYEIFREILREARAYENDALLVLASQEVVDRLLDEESASVADLEEFIGKTIRFQVEIMYSQEQFDVILL from the coding sequence ATGAGCGAAGAAATACTGATCAACCTAACTCCCATGGAAACCCGCGTCGCCGTGGTTGAAAACGGCATGTTGCAAGAAGTCTATATAGAACGCGCTACTTCCAAGGGCATAGTCGGTAATATTTACAAAGGTAAAGTTGTGCGCGTACTACCGGGTATGCAGGCCGCCTTTGTCGATATAGGCTTAGAGCGCGCCAGTTTTATACACGCCTCAGATATTGCTCTGGATAATAAAGACGGCGAGCGTCGCAATAGCGATGCCCCAGACATACGTAGCCTGTTGCGCGAAGGCCAGGCCATTGTTACCCAAGTCATTAAAGATCCTATGGGTACCAAGGGTGCGCGGTTAACCACCCGTTTGTCGGTGCCTTCTCGTTACCTAGTCTTTATGCCAGGCACTAGCCACTTAGGGATCTCTCAGCGCATAGACGATGAAGATGAACGCAGCCGCCTGCGTGAGTTGGTAGAAAAAGCCATAGCCGAAGAAGAGGTGGCTGGTTTAGGCGGCTTTATTATTCGCACCGCTGCGGAAGGTGCACAAGAAGAAGAGTTGCACGCCGATATACGTTTTTTTAAACGCTTATGGGCCGCTTTAGAAGGCAAAATGAAAGAGCGCAAAGCGCCTTCTATCATCTATGAAGACCTACCTTTGCATATGCGCACCATGCGCGACTTGATACGGCCAGAAGTAGAAAAAATTCGTATAGACTCGCGCGAAACCTACGAAACCGTTAAGGCATTTACCGACGAGTACATACCCGAGATAGGTCCGCGGGTAGAGTATTATCCCGGCCCACGACCCATATTTGATTTGTATGGCATAGAAGATGAAATGCAAAAATCGCTGGGCCGCAAGGTAGAGTTAAAATCCGGCGGCTATTTAATTTTCGATCAAACCGAAGCCATGACCACCATAGATGTTAACACCGGTGCTTTTGTCGGCCATAGAAATCAAGAAGAAACGATTTACAAAACCAACCTAGAGGCGGCCACGACGCTGGCCCGGCAACTAAAAATACGCAATCTAGGCGGTATTATCATTATTGATTTTATCGATATGAAAGATGCTGAACACAAACGGCAAGTACATAGAGCCTTAGATAAAGCCATGGCCAATGATCACGCCAAAACGACTATTACCGGCGTATCGGAATTGGGTTTGGTGGAAATGACCCGCAAGCGTACCCGCGAAAGCTTAGAGCATGTGTTATGTGAAGCTTGCCCGGTATGCCAAGGTAGGGGGTCTGTTAAAACAGCAGAGACTATTTGCTACGAAATTTTTAGAGAGATATTACGCGAAGCCAGAGCTTACGAGAACGATGCCTTATTGGTGCTGGCCTCACAGGAGGTGGTCGATAGGTTGTTAGATGAGGAGTCGGCCAGTGTTGCCGACCTAGAAGAGTTCATAGGCAAAACCATACGTTTTCAAGTGGAAATTATGTATAGCCAAGAGCAGTTCGATGTTATTTTATTATAA
- a CDS encoding YhdP family protein, whose protein sequence is MIKQCTTWCRRTVKLILLTALLLVASYASLGRYYIDYVEKYQRVLVGYFVEYTGLPVEVGSISGSWSKLSFILSFNDIVLHGANQQALLKIPQANFKVNPLQSLWHRRFLIDSVSLDGLTTRLEEKSPGKWSLAGFDYALADNNSALDVDQLLDAILAIDRLEFFNSHIELQYYSDKQTKLYTGELILRHHQGFRRIHLQANLQDAQHYDESDVVEDEPITLLVETLGDPRDDDFTAQGYLKFAAVDLVEQLPVLHSFGLKPKQLTVDSTIWLDWQPDRVIALQGNISTPLFDIGSINEQLIPILKDFSLDFRAEKNLQDEWQLWLPSIAGEWQGQSIAIEHSMATLSADALIIDLSELNAEQLSNKLLSLKVLPEAAQQALTTLSPKGSLRHINVNIGRGPSADAIDFSGQYTLLAELDAVAIAAWHGAPAASNISGYLELSESAGAVTLSSEPFDISFPGIYDNSLHFDIAKAKVAWRIEPEAIYVDSGVIDVRAEYGPAVAQLALRFPRQQDAGDATMFLAVGLTNTPASNRDKFIPAVLSEDLLAWLDSSIQGGDITQGGFIYNGSLAKDSAQERSVQLFLDVANGELDYQPGWPALNSIQAQVFVDDGDVDVYSASAIASGIALHDTRVTVTPQPNGDPWLSVATQLQGDAGQGLAVVNTGNLREIVGDTFVDWQLSGDMSAHLTLGVPIASQSEQPVQVDFAAYIRAGDLRLSDYRLSLKDFYGPFEYSSTKGVTSTGLQGLLFNKKATVKIAQAADHSVVVNVDGQLHVDDVEDWAQFAGMTYFSGQTQVQAEVRVNSEHDQLTLVSDLKGVAIDLPPPYKKSSDEVAAFALSIPLGGEQTLLTMTLDKTLSSHLRLTEQGVSGGNLVFNPSGDEPVPDDEFVITGMVEHVAAQEVQQALQRYFANSAELDKLAANKKTKKVTIKPPTHSLPLRVENLQLNHVDVYGLAVESGLVNVQQQQQAWVLDVVSDKITGAIAFPVAGNKAIQLNLQTVHLSTAESEKRDEAIDENKATEFYQLKASMFDDINPADIPNVDIAIKEIYINQDLLGHLALELRSKKNSLTFNNIQGEIRKLKLGGAEKKLRLTWLKREQGGESQLTGAISFSDVGAVFEQWGYERAIESKSGLIELDLTWPGAPDQWQMALSQGDIKLDVKKGIFLNTAGGATGALRIVSVLNMNNILRRLRLDFTDLYKSGVSFDELKGEFEMVGGRLYIIDYLNIESPSSRFRLSGSTDLNAEVLDMDLIATLPVGKNLPWIAALMGGVPAAAIVYGASKLFETQVDKFSSAVYSIEGKWDDPQLKLKKVFDAKGQKNQQTQLKSAKDSKAGP, encoded by the coding sequence ATGATAAAGCAATGCACAACCTGGTGTAGGCGCACGGTCAAGCTTATTCTGCTCACAGCCTTGTTGCTGGTGGCCAGCTATGCCAGCCTGGGACGTTACTACATAGATTATGTAGAAAAATACCAGCGTGTACTGGTAGGTTATTTTGTAGAATATACCGGTTTACCGGTAGAAGTGGGTAGTATTTCAGGAAGCTGGTCTAAGCTGTCATTTATCCTTTCCTTTAACGACATAGTCTTGCACGGCGCGAATCAGCAAGCGCTACTGAAAATCCCGCAAGCTAATTTCAAAGTAAACCCTTTACAGTCGCTGTGGCATAGGCGCTTTTTAATAGACAGCGTTTCCCTGGATGGTTTAACGACGCGTCTTGAAGAAAAATCACCGGGCAAATGGTCGTTGGCAGGTTTTGATTATGCCTTGGCCGATAATAATAGCGCACTGGATGTAGATCAGTTGCTAGATGCTATTTTGGCTATCGATAGGCTAGAATTTTTTAACAGCCATATAGAGTTACAGTACTACAGCGATAAGCAGACCAAGCTCTATACCGGCGAATTAATTCTTAGGCACCACCAAGGCTTTAGGCGCATACACTTGCAAGCTAATTTGCAAGATGCACAGCACTACGACGAAAGTGATGTGGTAGAAGACGAGCCTATAACACTGCTAGTAGAAACCTTGGGTGACCCTAGGGATGACGATTTTACCGCACAGGGCTATTTAAAATTTGCTGCGGTGGATTTGGTAGAGCAATTGCCAGTACTGCATAGCTTTGGCCTTAAGCCTAAACAGCTCACTGTGGATAGCACCATCTGGTTGGACTGGCAACCGGACCGCGTCATTGCCTTGCAGGGTAATATCAGTACGCCGTTATTCGATATAGGTAGTATTAATGAGCAGTTAATCCCCATCTTAAAAGATTTCTCTCTAGATTTTAGGGCCGAAAAAAATCTGCAGGATGAATGGCAGCTGTGGCTGCCTAGTATCGCAGGCGAATGGCAAGGGCAGAGCATAGCGATAGAACATAGCATGGCAACCTTAAGTGCCGATGCATTAATCATTGATTTATCAGAGCTTAATGCGGAGCAGCTTAGCAATAAGTTATTAAGCCTTAAGGTTTTACCCGAAGCGGCACAGCAAGCCTTGACGACGTTGTCCCCCAAGGGCAGTTTGCGCCATATTAACGTCAATATAGGCCGAGGCCCCAGCGCCGACGCCATCGATTTTAGCGGCCAATATACGCTATTGGCCGAGTTAGATGCGGTAGCTATAGCGGCGTGGCACGGTGCGCCAGCGGCGAGCAATATCAGCGGCTATTTAGAGCTGAGTGAAAGCGCGGGTGCGGTTACCCTAAGCAGTGAGCCTTTCGATATTAGCTTTCCAGGTATTTATGACAACAGCCTGCACTTTGATATAGCCAAGGCCAAAGTGGCTTGGCGCATAGAGCCAGAAGCCATCTATGTTGATAGCGGGGTGATAGATGTTAGAGCCGAGTATGGTCCGGCGGTAGCGCAGTTGGCCTTGCGGTTTCCCCGGCAGCAAGATGCCGGGGATGCCACTATGTTTTTAGCGGTGGGTTTAACTAATACCCCGGCCAGCAATCGCGATAAATTCATACCCGCGGTGCTGAGTGAAGATTTATTAGCGTGGTTGGATAGCAGCATACAGGGCGGCGATATTACCCAGGGCGGTTTTATTTATAACGGCTCTCTAGCTAAAGACAGCGCGCAAGAGCGCAGTGTGCAATTATTTCTTGATGTCGCCAATGGTGAGTTGGATTATCAGCCGGGTTGGCCTGCGCTAAATAGTATACAAGCACAGGTTTTTGTGGATGATGGCGATGTCGATGTTTACAGCGCCAGCGCTATAGCCAGCGGCATTGCCTTGCATGATACCCGCGTCACCGTGACTCCACAGCCTAATGGCGACCCTTGGTTAAGTGTGGCGACACAGTTACAAGGTGATGCTGGGCAGGGATTAGCCGTAGTGAATACCGGCAACTTGCGTGAGATCGTTGGCGATACCTTTGTCGACTGGCAGCTTAGCGGTGATATGAGCGCCCATTTAACCTTGGGGGTGCCCATAGCGTCGCAAAGCGAACAGCCGGTACAGGTAGATTTTGCGGCCTATATACGGGCGGGCGATTTGCGCCTATCCGATTATCGCCTAAGCCTAAAAGATTTTTACGGCCCGTTTGAATATTCCTCTACCAAGGGGGTGACGTCTACCGGCTTGCAAGGTTTGTTGTTTAATAAAAAAGCGACAGTAAAAATAGCCCAGGCCGCTGACCACTCAGTCGTGGTGAATGTGGACGGCCAGTTGCATGTGGATGATGTAGAGGACTGGGCACAGTTTGCTGGCATGACCTATTTTAGTGGCCAAACCCAGGTGCAGGCTGAGGTGCGGGTTAATTCAGAACATGATCAGTTAACCCTAGTGTCTGATTTAAAGGGTGTGGCTATAGATTTACCGCCGCCCTATAAAAAGTCCTCTGATGAGGTCGCGGCTTTTGCTCTGAGCATACCTTTAGGTGGCGAACAAACGCTGCTAACCATGACGCTGGATAAAACGCTTAGCAGCCATTTACGCTTAACCGAGCAAGGCGTGAGTGGCGGTAATTTGGTGTTTAACCCTAGCGGTGATGAGCCTGTGCCTGATGACGAGTTTGTAATTACCGGAATGGTGGAGCACGTAGCTGCGCAAGAGGTGCAGCAGGCTTTGCAGCGTTATTTCGCCAACAGTGCTGAGCTGGATAAATTAGCGGCCAATAAAAAAACAAAAAAAGTAACAATTAAACCCCCTACTCATAGCCTGCCATTACGAGTAGAAAACCTGCAGCTTAACCACGTCGATGTTTATGGCTTGGCGGTAGAGTCAGGGCTGGTCAATGTGCAGCAACAACAGCAAGCCTGGGTGTTAGATGTGGTTAGCGATAAAATTACCGGTGCCATTGCGTTTCCAGTTGCAGGCAATAAAGCCATACAGCTTAATTTGCAAACCGTACATCTATCGACCGCCGAGAGTGAAAAACGCGATGAGGCTATAGATGAAAATAAAGCGACGGAATTTTATCAATTAAAGGCCTCGATGTTTGATGATATCAATCCTGCGGATATCCCTAATGTTGATATTGCCATCAAAGAAATTTATATAAACCAAGATTTATTAGGCCATCTAGCCTTAGAGCTACGATCTAAGAAAAATAGCTTAACGTTTAATAATATACAGGGCGAGATTCGCAAGCTTAAACTGGGTGGGGCTGAGAAAAAATTACGACTCACATGGCTTAAGCGTGAACAAGGTGGCGAGAGCCAGCTAACAGGTGCGATAAGTTTTAGCGATGTGGGTGCTGTGTTTGAGCAATGGGGCTATGAGCGGGCGATAGAATCTAAGAGCGGTTTAATAGAGTTGGATTTAACCTGGCCAGGCGCGCCCGACCAGTGGCAAATGGCTTTGTCGCAAGGCGATATTAAGCTGGATGTTAAAAAAGGCATTTTCTTAAACACTGCAGGTGGTGCAACAGGCGCTTTACGCATAGTCAGTGTGTTAAATATGAATAATATTTTACGCCGCTTGCGCTTAGACTTTACCGACCTATATAAGTCTGGGGTGAGTTTTGATGAGCTTAAAGGCGAATTTGAAATGGTGGGTGGTCGCCTATATATCATCGATTATCTCAATATAGAGAGTCCTTCAAGCCGCTTCCGCTTGTCTGGCAGTACGGATCTTAATGCCGAGGTATTGGATATGGATTTAATTGCCACGCTACCGGTAGGGAAAAACTTACCCTGGATAGCGGCGCTGATGGGAGGGGTACCGGCGGCAGCCATAGTTTACGGTGCCAGTAAGTTATTTGAAACGCAGGTTGATAAGTTTTCCAGTGCCGTATATAGCATAGAGGGCAAGTGGGATGACCCGCAATTGAAACTGAAAAAAGTGTTTGACGCTAAAGGTCAAAAGAATCAGCAAACACAGCTTAAATCAGCAAAGGATAGTAAGGCGGGGCCATGA
- a CDS encoding carbon-nitrogen hydrolase family protein, translating to MTVATIAAIQMLSGSKLDENLARAEILMAQAVAQGAQLLVLPEVFAMFASAQQYTVGVAEATGKAPIRQFLAQQARKHKVWIVAGSIPIADAGSSSKVYAASLLFNDRGEECARYNKLHLFDVDVADKHGSYRESDTFVPGNDVVVFATPFGRLGMAICYDLRFPEFFRAMFAEGVDMISVPAAFTRKTGEAHWLPLLRARAIENQCYIIGANQGGDHDNGRETSGGSAIIDGWGKILAQADKGEACVVANMDLASLQQLRLAMPIQQHQRFTVQAKN from the coding sequence ATGACAGTAGCAACAATAGCAGCCATACAAATGCTTAGCGGCAGTAAACTCGATGAAAATTTAGCTCGTGCTGAAATATTAATGGCGCAGGCTGTTGCGCAGGGTGCGCAATTATTAGTGTTGCCCGAGGTGTTCGCGATGTTCGCCAGTGCACAGCAATATACCGTAGGCGTAGCCGAAGCGACGGGCAAGGCACCTATACGGCAGTTTTTGGCGCAGCAGGCGCGCAAGCATAAAGTGTGGATAGTGGCGGGCTCTATACCCATAGCCGATGCGGGTAGCAGCAGTAAGGTGTATGCGGCCAGCCTCTTGTTTAATGATAGAGGCGAGGAGTGCGCACGTTATAATAAGTTGCATCTTTTTGATGTTGATGTGGCCGACAAACACGGTAGTTATAGAGAGTCCGATACCTTTGTGCCCGGCAATGATGTGGTGGTGTTTGCTACCCCCTTTGGACGTTTGGGTATGGCGATTTGTTACGACCTGCGCTTTCCTGAATTTTTTCGCGCTATGTTTGCTGAGGGCGTGGATATGATCAGCGTGCCTGCGGCATTTACCCGCAAAACCGGTGAGGCGCATTGGTTGCCGTTGCTGCGCGCCAGGGCGATAGAGAATCAATGTTATATCATAGGCGCCAACCAAGGCGGCGATCATGACAATGGCCGAGAAACCTCGGGCGGCTCGGCGATTATAGATGGTTGGGGCAAGATATTGGCGCAGGCCGATAAGGGTGAGGCTTGCGTAGTAGCTAACATGGACTTGGCTAGCTTACAGCAGCTGCGCTTGGCCATGCCTATACAGCAGCATCAGCGCTTTACGGTGCAAGCAAAAAACTAA
- a CDS encoding DMT family transporter produces MPQWQADAVLALLTLVTGSTYFISKIVLQTLDPFVFLALRFFISSLLLYMLFYKRIHQLQWSIFLPCLRVGIFLSVGIIMMTIGLQHSQSGQVSFIISMEVVLVPVFALLFYGERIDRLVLLGLPIAVIGLALLTLQAGTNINQGDIWVMASAFCFALYTIYNSRYAVRYDPVILAWVQVTMVAVVSSLGMLCFAELKLDINAAAVYGIAYLIVVATVIRFYVQTYAQRYTTATHTSLIFMLEPVVAALFGYAILGEVLSAQAMWGCGLILVATFIAKAGYFSRRKPQSVCR; encoded by the coding sequence ATGCCCCAATGGCAGGCTGACGCAGTTTTGGCCTTACTGACCCTGGTTACCGGCTCTACCTATTTTATTTCAAAAATAGTCTTACAAACGCTAGATCCATTTGTTTTTTTAGCGCTGCGATTTTTCATATCATCCTTGCTGCTATATATGCTGTTTTATAAACGCATTCATCAGTTGCAGTGGTCTATTTTTTTACCTTGTTTACGGGTAGGTATATTTTTATCTGTAGGCATTATTATGATGACTATAGGTTTACAGCACAGCCAGTCTGGCCAGGTCTCCTTTATTATAAGTATGGAAGTGGTGCTGGTGCCGGTCTTTGCATTGTTGTTTTATGGCGAGCGTATTGATCGCCTTGTTTTGTTAGGCCTGCCTATAGCGGTGATAGGCTTGGCATTATTAACCTTGCAGGCAGGCACTAATATCAATCAGGGCGACATATGGGTTATGGCCTCGGCGTTCTGTTTTGCCTTGTACACCATTTATAACTCGCGATATGCGGTGCGTTACGATCCGGTTATTTTAGCTTGGGTGCAAGTGACTATGGTAGCGGTAGTGAGCAGTCTAGGTATGTTGTGCTTTGCTGAACTTAAACTGGATATCAACGCGGCTGCGGTTTATGGCATCGCCTATTTAATTGTGGTGGCCACGGTTATACGCTTTTATGTGCAAACCTATGCGCAGCGCTATACCACCGCCACCCATACCAGTTTGATCTTTATGCTGGAGCCAGTGGTTGCCGCTTTGTTTGGCTACGCTATCTTAGGTGAGGTGTTGTCCGCTCAAGCTATGTGGGGGTGCGGCTTGATTCTTGTGGCTACCTTTATTGCCAAGGCAGGTTATTTTTCAAGACGTAAACCGCAGAGTGTGTGCCGATAA
- a CDS encoding SpoVR family protein, whose amino-acid sequence MKQSPLSTSSEWSFELIERYDREIAKIAAEFGLDTYPNQIEVISSEQMMDAYASSGMPLGYHHWSYGKQFINTERSYNRGQMGLAYEIVINSNPCIAYLMEENTMTMQALVIAHACYGHNSFFKGNYLFKTWTDADSIIDYLVFAKNYIAECENKYGITEVENVIDSCHAIMNYGVDRYKRPYPISAAEEKNRQHEREEHLQKQVNDLWRTIPAGSAEADTLKKVRFPAEPEENLLYFFEKNSPLLDPWQREIIRIVRKIAQYFYPQRQTQVMNEGWACFWHYTILNEMYDRGLVTDGFILEFLQSHTSVVFQPPYNSPYYNGINPYALGFNMMIDIRRICEHPTAEDREWFPDIAGSDWKKTLQFAMRDFKDESFILQFLSPKIIRDLKLFFIIDDDNNADIEVAAIHDSSGYQKVRESLAGQYNLGNREPNIQVHNVEISGDRSLTLHHTQFARKPMGKSTESVLKHIHRLWGFDIHLHSLDNKTITQSFHYPAKTGKDEAGQ is encoded by the coding sequence ATGAAACAATCACCACTATCCACCTCATCTGAATGGAGCTTTGAGCTAATAGAGCGCTATGACAGAGAAATCGCTAAAATTGCTGCCGAATTTGGCCTAGACACCTACCCCAACCAAATCGAAGTCATTAGTTCGGAACAAATGATGGATGCCTATGCCTCGTCTGGCATGCCGCTAGGCTATCACCACTGGTCCTATGGCAAACAATTTATCAATACCGAGCGTTCGTATAACCGCGGGCAAATGGGTTTAGCCTATGAAATAGTGATTAACTCTAACCCTTGCATAGCTTATTTAATGGAAGAAAACACCATGACCATGCAGGCACTGGTTATTGCCCACGCCTGCTACGGCCACAACTCTTTTTTTAAGGGTAATTATTTATTTAAAACCTGGACCGATGCCGATTCCATTATTGATTATTTAGTTTTCGCCAAAAATTATATCGCTGAGTGCGAAAACAAATACGGCATTACTGAAGTTGAGAATGTTATTGACTCCTGCCATGCCATTATGAATTATGGTGTGGATCGCTATAAACGCCCCTACCCCATTTCCGCAGCAGAAGAAAAAAACCGCCAGCACGAACGCGAAGAACACTTACAAAAACAAGTCAACGACCTATGGCGTACTATTCCTGCAGGCAGCGCCGAGGCCGACACACTTAAAAAGGTCCGCTTTCCAGCAGAGCCAGAAGAAAACCTGCTCTATTTTTTTGAAAAGAACTCACCACTGCTAGACCCATGGCAACGAGAAATAATACGCATAGTTAGGAAAATAGCGCAGTACTTCTATCCACAACGGCAAACCCAAGTTATGAACGAGGGCTGGGCCTGTTTTTGGCATTACACGATATTAAATGAAATGTACGACAGGGGCTTAGTCACCGACGGCTTTATTCTGGAATTTTTGCAATCGCACACTAGCGTGGTCTTCCAACCACCCTACAACAGCCCTTATTATAACGGCATCAACCCCTATGCACTGGGGTTTAATATGATGATAGATATACGTCGCATCTGCGAACATCCCACCGCTGAAGACAGAGAGTGGTTCCCAGATATTGCGGGCAGTGATTGGAAAAAAACGCTGCAGTTCGCCATGCGTGACTTTAAAGATGAAAGCTTTATCTTGCAGTTTCTATCCCCTAAAATCATTCGCGACCTAAAGCTATTTTTTATAATCGACGATGATAACAATGCCGATATAGAAGTTGCCGCCATACACGATAGCAGCGGCTATCAAAAAGTGCGGGAATCATTAGCTGGGCAATACAATCTAGGTAATAGGGAACCCAATATTCAAGTGCACAACGTAGAGATTTCCGGCGACAGATCGCTCACCTTGCACCACACGCAGTTTGCAAGAAAACCTATGGGGAAATCCACCGAGTCGGTATTAAAACATATACACAGGTTATGGGGGTTTGACATACACCTGCACTCGCTAGACAACAAGACTATTACCCAGAGCTTTCACTACCCAGCTAAAACCGGTAAGGATGAAGCTGGCCAGTGA